The following proteins come from a genomic window of Geomonas sp. RF6:
- a CDS encoding response regulator yields MHDKDELEAVEILLVEDNPAHADMMRETLKESRIANRLSVVTDGEMALDFLYRKGQFAEAPRPGLILLDLGLPRKTGLEVLSEIKEEPELRRIPVIVLTTSKSEEDILKSYDLHANTFISKPVRLSDFMEVIRSLENYWFVMAQLPRS; encoded by the coding sequence ATGCATGACAAGGACGAACTCGAAGCTGTGGAGATTCTCCTGGTGGAGGACAATCCCGCACACGCGGACATGATGCGCGAAACCTTGAAGGAGAGCAGGATAGCCAACCGGCTCTCCGTGGTCACCGACGGCGAGATGGCTCTCGACTTCCTCTACCGGAAGGGCCAGTTTGCTGAAGCTCCCCGCCCGGGACTCATTCTCCTCGATCTGGGTCTCCCCAGGAAGACCGGGCTGGAGGTCCTGTCGGAGATAAAGGAGGAACCGGAGCTCAGACGTATTCCCGTCATCGTCCTTACCACCTCGAAGTCTGAGGAGGACATCCTGAAGAGCTACGATCTCCATGCCAACACATTCATTTCCAAGCCGGTGCGGCTGAGCGATTTTATGGAGGTTATCAGGAGCCTGGAGAACTACTGGTTTGTGATGGCGCAACTGCCAAGGTCATGA
- a CDS encoding YgaP family membrane protein, with amino-acid sequence MYIDRLLRLIAGTFTLLSLALAHFHNPKWLWLTAFVGLNLLQSGFTNWCPMMSILEKAGVPRIPPTPAPRSTP; translated from the coding sequence ATGTACATCGACAGGCTGCTAAGACTCATCGCCGGAACGTTCACGCTACTCTCCCTGGCGCTGGCCCACTTTCACAACCCGAAGTGGCTCTGGCTCACCGCATTCGTGGGATTGAACCTTCTGCAGTCAGGTTTCACCAACTGGTGCCCCATGATGAGCATCCTGGAGAAGGCGGGAGTGCCGCGCATCCCGCCCACGCCCGCTCCAAGATCGACCCCGTGA